The following are encoded in a window of Candidatus Hinthialibacter antarcticus genomic DNA:
- a CDS encoding glycosyltransferase family 39 protein, giving the protein MNSADGSVAQRNSALLLPALLCLQALLFLIDHFINFKPLWVDEGYSALLARRSFSEIHQALIYDAGPPLYYDLLHIWRAVFGESELALRSLSLLFGLLSTVLLYHFAKRWLSPRTAFYAALIWVVHPLSLFYLSQARNYTLLIALAIWYADRLLAYLHTQKFTDLLQIALALTLSVYNHNIAWYVAMAGGLSSLYFTRDWKRIGALFIAHVIPVLFFLPWLPVMQQQLANTEMTTAWIKDVWTVFAPLISILCLSIGATLNHMTHPWTLLLFLPMLAFWPIINYRWPDFFPDEQKKRVRWLRLFSIFLLLGPWLQSVLSDPIYIITRTDFIALPFLAIAVAPGFTRFPNLKLLWKTLILIGLVAPILVAVGFGVGSERGIPTSFGQKYLSEKTITDYIERQGKPGDIVICTDVSRPVIEYYLSPKGFNFTSFPPDMNDQLAHYNENWYRENLNLEQEAITTIQTAKNLLQEDSSMWVVVSFRSPVSKFLEEALQSDAELFGSPNPIRAPRMGIRMPVTDMFIFRYEQR; this is encoded by the coding sequence ATGAACAGCGCTGACGGTTCTGTTGCTCAGCGGAACTCGGCGTTGCTTCTCCCTGCGTTGCTCTGTCTACAAGCCCTACTGTTTCTCATCGACCATTTTATTAACTTCAAACCCCTTTGGGTGGATGAAGGCTACTCGGCGCTCTTGGCGCGGCGTTCGTTTTCTGAAATTCATCAGGCTTTAATTTATGACGCCGGGCCGCCGCTGTATTACGACTTGCTGCATATCTGGCGGGCGGTCTTCGGCGAGTCCGAACTGGCGCTGCGTTCGCTGTCGCTGTTGTTTGGATTGCTTTCAACCGTCTTGCTCTACCATTTCGCCAAGCGCTGGCTGTCGCCGCGAACCGCGTTCTATGCGGCGTTGATTTGGGTCGTGCATCCGTTATCGCTTTTTTATCTCAGCCAAGCGCGCAATTACACCCTGCTGATTGCTCTGGCGATTTGGTACGCCGACCGCCTGCTGGCTTATCTTCACACACAAAAGTTCACCGACTTATTGCAAATCGCGCTTGCGCTAACGCTGTCGGTTTATAATCACAACATAGCCTGGTACGTCGCAATGGCGGGCGGGCTGTCTTCGTTATACTTCACGCGCGATTGGAAGCGCATCGGCGCGTTATTCATTGCGCACGTCATCCCCGTGTTGTTCTTTCTGCCCTGGCTGCCAGTGATGCAACAACAACTGGCGAACACTGAAATGACCACCGCCTGGATCAAAGACGTATGGACGGTTTTCGCGCCGCTGATTTCGATCTTATGCCTTTCGATTGGCGCCACATTAAACCACATGACTCACCCTTGGACTCTTTTATTGTTTTTACCCATGCTCGCTTTTTGGCCAATCATCAATTACAGATGGCCCGATTTTTTTCCCGACGAACAAAAGAAACGGGTGCGTTGGCTACGACTATTTTCAATCTTCCTCCTGCTTGGCCCCTGGCTGCAATCAGTTTTGTCGGATCCAATTTATATCATTACAAGAACAGACTTTATTGCATTGCCGTTTCTCGCGATTGCCGTTGCACCTGGATTCACGCGATTTCCGAATTTGAAACTTCTCTGGAAAACTCTTATTTTAATCGGCCTAGTCGCTCCAATTCTTGTCGCAGTCGGTTTTGGCGTAGGTTCAGAGCGCGGCATCCCGACATCGTTTGGTCAGAAATATCTGTCTGAAAAAACGATTACTGATTACATTGAACGCCAAGGCAAACCGGGCGACATTGTGATATGCACTGATGTTTCGCGTCCGGTCATTGAATATTATCTTTCACCAAAAGGCTTTAATTTCACATCATTCCCACCCGACATGAACGATCAATTGGCGCATTACAATGAAAATTGGTATCGCGAGAATTTAAATCTTGAGCAGGAAGCGATAACCACGATTCAAACGGCGAAAAACCTATTGCAAGAAGATTCTTCTATGTGGGTTGTGGTTTCATTTCGCTCCCCCGTTAGCAAATTTCTCGAGGAGGCGTTACAATCCGACGCTGAGTTGTTTGGTTCGCCGAATCCAATCCGGGCGCCGCGCATGGGAATTCGTATGCCCGTCACAGACATGTTTATCTTTCGCTATGAACAACGATAA
- a CDS encoding ABC transporter permease — protein MFAYIINRSLHTIPVLIGVSMLTFLMFHAIPGDPARMMVGMRPDVTTIEQLRKQWGYDQPLYVQYWRFVKKAVTGDLGRSTYTNREVTPVILDRAPATALLAFAAMVFAVVVGLPAGVLSALKRNSWLDFGSMMFALMGLSIPIFFLAIILLWVFGYEMKWFPLSGYIDRNGWAALILPAIALGTRPLAIMARLTRSSMLEVLRKDYILTARAKGQGEWAVVFKHAFRNAFNPVFTAITGSMASLLVGSFFVEIIFQWPGIGQLAIQAIQQRDLPMIQGTVLFAALIFVIINLLVDIGYRILDPRVKL, from the coding sequence ATGTTCGCCTATATCATTAACCGGTCGTTACACACCATCCCCGTGCTCATTGGCGTCAGCATGTTGACCTTTCTCATGTTCCACGCCATCCCCGGCGACCCGGCCCGCATGATGGTCGGAATGCGCCCCGACGTGACCACCATCGAGCAGTTGCGTAAACAATGGGGCTACGACCAACCGTTATATGTCCAATATTGGCGTTTTGTGAAGAAAGCCGTCACCGGCGACCTGGGGCGCTCCACCTATACAAACCGGGAAGTCACTCCGGTCATTTTAGATCGCGCTCCTGCGACCGCGTTACTCGCGTTTGCCGCGATGGTGTTCGCCGTCGTTGTCGGACTGCCCGCTGGCGTACTCTCCGCTTTAAAACGAAACTCCTGGTTGGATTTCGGCTCTATGATGTTTGCGCTGATGGGGCTGTCGATCCCCATATTTTTTCTGGCGATTATCCTGCTGTGGGTTTTTGGCTATGAGATGAAGTGGTTTCCGCTTTCGGGGTACATCGACCGCAACGGCTGGGCCGCGTTGATTTTGCCCGCCATCGCGCTGGGTACGCGCCCGCTCGCCATCATGGCGCGTTTAACGCGATCCAGTATGCTTGAAGTGTTGCGCAAAGATTACATCCTCACCGCCCGCGCCAAGGGACAAGGCGAATGGGCCGTAGTCTTCAAACACGCCTTTCGTAATGCGTTTAACCCGGTCTTCACGGCTATCACCGGCTCAATGGCAAGTTTGTTGGTCGGTAGTTTTTTTGTCGAAATTATTTTCCAATGGCCGGGCATTGGTCAGTTGGCCATTCAAGCGATCCAACAGCGCGACTTGCCCATGATTCAGGGGACGGTGTTGTTTGCGGCGCTGATTTTTGTCATCATCAACCTGCTGGTTGATATTGGATACCGCATTCTTGATCCACGGGTGAAGTTATAA
- a CDS encoding CehA/McbA family metallohydrolase, translating into MSDWTPLFKHTFSPQSEAPPPSAGVWFAVMHGIQSLRINCSIDAPPPLVEIILFGPNNEFRGRWDAAFQGWKVLDQQGADDGFITGDIQSGQWRIELRHDDAALSELRASVLVEGSTSAVHKMPELLIYQPEDEEPDEDAPSSWMIGELYETTTRSNGAMSVNQTLSAYQNKDCGFVVLADRNQPPLEKYAIDPGLSVIRGQSLQTPQGNALLLGVRERIDWKDAEGEKPLASLIRETHIADGLFCLAEPFAREHTPWLEDEEASALIDLLQIWPGQWEKRFAEIQKAMTCWDALLNQGFRIYGMAGKGPQGRADDEDAVRIPKTVAFTQGPSETALLSALKQGRFYSTVEPALSLWTESAHGGAMIGDEMRLPIGTPYLLYLSISQLEKGGYFTVRTNEGIYCQTPYSTRKDTTFKLVGSAHSGWQWFRLEVYQFARPFDRLIAFSNPIFIRGIVSA; encoded by the coding sequence ATGAGCGACTGGACTCCCCTGTTTAAGCATACGTTTTCGCCCCAATCCGAAGCCCCGCCCCCATCAGCAGGCGTGTGGTTTGCGGTCATGCACGGCATTCAATCGTTGCGAATCAATTGCTCCATTGATGCTCCGCCGCCATTGGTTGAAATTATTTTATTTGGCCCCAACAACGAATTTCGCGGGCGCTGGGACGCCGCATTTCAAGGATGGAAAGTCCTCGATCAACAAGGCGCCGATGATGGATTCATCACTGGCGATATCCAGTCCGGTCAATGGCGCATCGAACTCCGACATGATGACGCCGCATTAAGCGAACTACGCGCCTCGGTTCTCGTAGAGGGTTCTACAAGCGCCGTACACAAAATGCCTGAACTGCTGATCTACCAACCCGAAGACGAAGAACCCGACGAAGATGCGCCCTCGTCATGGATGATCGGCGAACTATACGAAACCACTACCCGTTCCAACGGCGCCATGTCGGTTAATCAAACGCTGTCCGCCTATCAAAATAAGGATTGCGGTTTCGTCGTGCTGGCCGACCGCAACCAGCCGCCGTTAGAAAAATACGCAATCGACCCGGGCTTATCGGTCATTCGCGGGCAATCACTGCAAACGCCGCAAGGAAACGCCCTGCTGCTTGGCGTACGCGAACGCATTGATTGGAAAGACGCCGAGGGCGAGAAACCCCTCGCCAGTTTGATACGCGAAACCCATATCGCAGACGGGCTGTTCTGCCTCGCGGAACCGTTCGCCCGAGAACACACGCCTTGGCTTGAGGATGAAGAAGCAAGCGCCTTGATTGATTTGCTGCAAATCTGGCCGGGACAATGGGAAAAGCGCTTTGCTGAAATTCAAAAAGCCATGACCTGCTGGGACGCCCTATTGAACCAGGGCTTCCGCATTTACGGCATGGCGGGCAAAGGGCCGCAAGGACGCGCCGACGACGAAGACGCAGTTCGTATTCCAAAAACGGTTGCATTCACACAAGGCCCCAGCGAAACCGCGCTGCTTTCGGCGCTCAAACAAGGCCGTTTTTATAGCACCGTCGAACCAGCCCTCTCGCTTTGGACGGAATCGGCGCACGGCGGCGCCATGATCGGCGATGAGATGCGCCTGCCCATCGGAACGCCCTATCTGCTCTACCTCTCCATCAGTCAATTAGAAAAAGGAGGATATTTCACCGTCCGCACCAACGAGGGAATCTATTGTCAAACACCCTACTCAACCCGTAAAGACACCACATTTAAGTTGGTCGGGTCCGCCCATTCGGGCTGGCAGTGGTTCCGGCTCGAGGTTTATCAATTCGCGCGGCCTTTTGATCGACTCATTGCTTTTAGCAACCCTATTTTCATCCGTGGAATCGTAAGCGCATAG
- a CDS encoding ABC transporter permease — protein MKTLFRQKMVLAGSIITLTLVLVSFLGPLISPYTIQEQTLSNALSAPSFSHWMGTDNFGRDVLVRVMEGGRISLFVGVISQSIALIIGVPLGCLAGYFRGWTDGVVMWLVNVFWSFPYLLLVMAMNIAMADMFSPIVRVFIAVGLVSWVLVARIVRGQVMSVKENAYIEAARAFGFSTPRIIFRHLIPNIITPIFVVVTLGFAEAIIAEAALSFLGLGVEAPNPSWGQMIAVHYGRIFFAQGWWIAFFPGVAIMAAVLGLNLLGDGLRDFLDPHLKDELEGAR, from the coding sequence ATGAAGACGCTCTTTCGCCAAAAAATGGTGCTCGCGGGATCAATCATTACCCTTACGCTGGTGTTGGTTTCGTTTCTCGGCCCACTCATCAGCCCGTATACTATTCAAGAACAAACTCTCTCGAACGCGCTGAGCGCTCCATCCTTCAGCCATTGGATGGGTACCGACAACTTTGGCCGCGACGTGTTAGTGCGCGTCATGGAAGGCGGACGCATTTCACTCTTCGTCGGCGTGATTTCACAAAGCATCGCGCTCATCATCGGCGTCCCGCTGGGTTGTCTGGCGGGGTATTTTCGCGGGTGGACAGACGGCGTGGTGATGTGGCTCGTTAACGTATTCTGGTCGTTTCCCTACTTGCTTCTCGTGATGGCGATGAACATCGCCATGGCGGACATGTTTTCGCCGATCGTGCGGGTCTTCATCGCCGTCGGTTTGGTGAGTTGGGTGCTGGTTGCGCGCATCGTGCGCGGGCAGGTCATGTCGGTGAAAGAGAACGCGTACATTGAAGCGGCGCGCGCGTTTGGGTTTTCGACGCCGCGCATCATTTTCCGCCATCTGATCCCCAATATCATTACGCCCATTTTTGTCGTTGTAACGCTGGGCTTTGCCGAAGCCATCATCGCAGAAGCCGCGCTGAGTTTTCTTGGCCTAGGCGTTGAAGCGCCCAATCCCAGTTGGGGGCAAATGATTGCGGTACACTACGGACGCATCTTCTTCGCTCAAGGCTGGTGGATCGCCTTCTTCCCCGGCGTCGCCATTATGGCGGCGGTGTTGGGGCTGAACCTGTTGGGCGACGGCTTGCGCGATTTTCTTGACCCGCACCTAAAGGACGAACTCGAGGGCGCCCGATGA